The following proteins are encoded in a genomic region of Prochlorothrix hollandica PCC 9006 = CALU 1027:
- a CDS encoding SDR family oxidoreductase produces MATSVITGSKSGIGLEFCRQLQQRGDTVIATCRNASADLEALGVRVETDVDITNDGSVARFIDRLHGLPIDVLINNAGMMQRVTLDDLNFDSIRQQFEVNTLGALRLTHGLLPQLSRGSKIALITSRMGSIADNTSGGSYGYRLSKVALSMAGKSLAYDLHPQGIAVAILHPGLVRTPMTHFIPQGISPEQSVQGLLSRIDALTLDTSGTFWHANGEVLPW; encoded by the coding sequence ATGGCGACTTCTGTAATCACAGGCAGCAAAAGCGGCATCGGTCTCGAATTTTGCCGCCAACTCCAGCAGCGGGGCGACACCGTCATTGCCACCTGCCGCAACGCTTCAGCAGATCTAGAAGCCCTGGGGGTTCGAGTGGAAACCGATGTGGACATTACCAATGACGGTTCCGTCGCCCGGTTTATCGATCGCCTCCACGGCTTACCCATAGATGTGCTGATTAATAATGCCGGGATGATGCAGCGGGTCACCTTAGATGACCTGAACTTTGACAGCATCCGACAGCAGTTTGAAGTCAATACCCTGGGGGCACTGCGCCTGACCCATGGCCTGTTGCCCCAGCTCTCTAGGGGCAGCAAAATCGCCCTAATCACCAGTCGCATGGGTTCCATTGCCGACAATACCTCCGGTGGTTCCTATGGCTATCGTCTGTCTAAGGTGGCCCTATCCATGGCCGGTAAGTCCCTGGCCTACGATTTGCACCCCCAGGGCATTGCCGTGGCCATTTTACACCCCGGTCTCGTGCGCACCCCCATGACCCATTTTATCCCCCAGGGCATTAGCCCAGAGCAGTCGGTGCAAGGTCTCCTCAGCCGCATTGACGCTCTGACACT